CTCAGCGCGAAGAACTTTGTTGCTGTGCGAAAGATTGTAGGTGGCCCGGCCCCGGAGGCACTGGAGCCGGAAATTGCTCGCTCGCGCGAAGCTGTGGCCAGTGATCAAGCCTGGACAGAACAAAGATCGAATCGTCTTGCAGAAGCGCATCAGGCGATATTGAAAGAATGTAAAACGTTATTGGAACGGGTGTGATGAGCGCGAATTCATCCATGCAGGTGGAAGGTACGAAGTCTCCTGAGCTGCAGCGTGGTCTTTCCACCATGTCTGCGCTTGGATTGAACGTCATTGGCATGGTGGGGATTGGTCCCTTTGTCACGCTGCCGCTGATTGTCGCCGCGATGGGCGGCCCTCAGGCCATGCTCGGCTGGATTCTGGGAGCTGCGCTTTCGCTCTGCGATGGCATGGTGTGGAGCGAGCTTGGCACTGCGTATCCTGAGGCCGGAGGATCCTACTCCTACCTGAAGCACCTTTACGGCGAACGAAAACTGGGGCGCGTCTTTTCGTTCCTTTATGCGTGGCAGATTCTGTTTAGCTCGCCGCTCTCCATTGCTTCGGGCTGCATCGGGTTTTCGCAGTACATCACTTTCTTTGTTCCCAACGCAGTACATCCACTCGTTTCCGCAAAGTTTCTAGGGGTTCCGATTGTTGTAAGCGGCCAGACCCTGATTGCGATGGGAGCCTGCGCCTTCGCGCTTGCGCTGTTGTATCGCAGCATCCTCTCGATCGACAAGATTGTTCGCTGGCTTGGAATCGCCGTGGTCTTCACGTTGGTGTTCATCATCTTCGCGGGTTTCACGCACTTCGATTCAAAGATCGCCTTCGATTTTCCTGCAAATGCGTTCCAGCTGGATAGTGCCTTCTTCATGGGACTCGGTGCGGGGCTTCTGGTTGCGGCCTATGACTACGGTGGGTACTACAGCGCCTGCTTTATGGGCGCCGAAGTGCGCGATCCGCAGAAGACCATTCCGCGCGCCGTGCTGGGTTCGGTGATTATCGTTGGCATACTTTACCTGCTGATGAACATCAGCGTGCTTGGCGTTCTCCCCTGGCAGGAGCTAGCTCAGGAGACAGGCAATAGCCATGCGCGGATGTTCACGATGGCTGTCTTTATGCAGCGGCTCTACGGACATAGTGCTGCCGCCATCATCGTTGTGCTCATTGCCGTGGCGGCGTTGTGCTCTGTGTTCGCGCTGCTACTCGGGCAATCGCGTATCCCCTTTGCCGCGGCACGCGATGGCAATTTCCCCAAGTGGTTCGGAGCGATCCACCCGCAGCTGCGGATACCGCATCACGCGCTGTTGTGGCTGGGCACGATCACGATGGTCTGCTGTGTCTTCCGACTGCAGGAAGTTATCACTGCGCTCGTTGTCATCCGTATTCTCTTCCAGTTCCTGTTACAGGGGTTGGCGGTGCTGTTGCCGAAGCACAGGCGCGAGCGCAAGCTGCGGGGATTCCGTATGCCGCTTTATCCACTTCCTGCTCTCCTCGCGCTCGCAGGATTCCTCTTCATCCTGTTTTCGCGGCAAAACTTTTTGCGCGAGATCAGGACGGCTGGCATCATCCTATTGGCGGGACTCGCAGTTTATGGCATTCGCTTTCTGATCGAGAGCCGGGCGGCTCAGCCGGAAGCTTAAACCGGAGATCCTTCGACTCCTCCCCTTCGACGAGCTCAGGGGGAGAGTCGCTCAGGATGACACGGAACGAATTGACGTTACTTTAGGAGCTCGCGGTAGTCCTCGCGGGTGGGTGTAAAGACATCGAGCACTTCAGATTGCTCCAACGCCCGGGCTTGATGTTCGACACCGCCATCCACAATAAAGCTGTCACCAGCGTGCGCGTCGAAGGTCTTGTCACCAACCTCAACCCGGATGGCTCCTCGAACGACATAAACCAGCTGGTGGTGGGGATGGCTGTGGCGCGCTCCTACCCAGTCGGCATCGAAGAAGTGACGAACGAGCATCAACTGGTCTGTATTTGCTAAAACCTGCCGGCGCATGCCGGGCTCGGGTGTAAAGGTCTGCGGCTCCTGATTTTTAACAAAGTTCATTGTCCCAGCTTAGCGAACCGTTGGGGTTCTTGTGGAGTGTCTGATGTTTCGCTTTTGCGATTGCTCGTATCAAATCCCAAAGCTGGATTTTAGTACCGCAGCTCTCCGATAAAGACCATATGTGGTGCAAGCGTCATTCCATCCAGGTGCAGCGCTCCCATTCCGTTGTCTGACCGGAGCAGAGGGCGCAGGAAGCTACCTCGGAGCCGCAGCTTCTGCATATCTGCCTTGAGCGACAGTGTTACCGGCTGATCCGAGAGATTCTCCACGACGACCACCGCAGGCGTTGCCAGTGAGGCAACGGGAGGTCTGCGTACCCAGGCCAGCACGTTCTGGTCGTCATGGTTCAACACCGTGATGGCTCCTGTGCCAATCGTGCGGTTGCTGTGCGCGAGTGCACTTAGCTGCCGATACCAGTTCAACAGCGAGTTCGGATTTGTATCCTCTGCCGCAACGCTGGCCGGTGCAGGCTGCTCTCCTTTCTTCGGAGTAACGAAGGATATTTCTTTTGTGCCATCCGGGAGGCCAAGCTCCTGGCCATAGAAGAGCAGCGATCCGGCCCGTGTGGTCATCAGCATCGCCGCAATCGATTTTGCGATCTCCACATCATGTGTTCCATCGCCATAGCGACTTACGCTTCGCTTCAAGGTGGGACCATCGGAGAGCAGCAGAGGAACGCTGCGTCCTTCGTCAGCGATCTGTTGCGTTGCTTCAAGAGCTGGCCGGATTGCCGATGCGACGAACTTTTCCTGCATGCCCACTTTCGCATCCACAACGAGTTGCGGCAGATTCTGTGCTCCCGCTGTATCCAGGTCACCGATGACAATGCGCTGCCCGGCGAAGCTATTGGCCAGGTTTCGAATCTCGGTAAGCTGAGCTGCGTTTGCCTTTGCGGCATAAAAGCCTGCAACGCCTCGCACCAGCCATAGGTGGGCCCTTGCAGCCATATCAGGAGCGGTCGCATCGAGTTCGACCAGTACGCGGACATTCGACTGGCTGGCCTGGCGAACAATCTCGTCCACATCATCCATCGTTCCAAGCGTGGGATCGATCGCGTGTTGTGCATCTCCTCCCAGCGAGGACAACAGCAGGGCATCTGCGCCGAGTGAGCGAATATAGTCAAGATGCTCTGCAACGCCGTGCAAGCCCCCGAAGCCACGAGGATCGACCCTGTACACCACGGCATGTTTCCACCACGAGGTGACGCTGATCCCGGAGCCTGCCCATCCGGGACGAGCAAGGACCTGGCTGTGAGCCAGTCCCGCAAAGGTAAACACGATAGAGAGAGCGATGGCCTTGAGACGGAGCGAGGGAGAGATGGACATAGGACAATGCGGGCGAACTCGATCGCCTGAGTCCGCTGTCTACTGATGCTAAATGTCTTGGAGCGAGAGAGGAAGTTTGCTTACGGAAACGAAAGACCGTCCCAAATGCCTTGCAGGAGAACAGTTGCTTCGGTGAGAAGGGCCCGGAAGATAGTGCGTCTGATCGAGGCGGTAGCTTTCTTCGAAGAAATTAAATTTGCAAACCGTCTTGTAAAACTGAATTTTTACGGGTAGGTTAAAACACATTTTATGAACAACGACTCGGTTTTTGTACATCCTCGACGATGTACTCAGCAATCTCCCACGTTCTGAGGGCCGTGCGTCTGTAGCTGGAGGCCCTGAAGCCTC
This portion of the Edaphobacter sp. 4G125 genome encodes:
- a CDS encoding APC family permease, with product MSANSSMQVEGTKSPELQRGLSTMSALGLNVIGMVGIGPFVTLPLIVAAMGGPQAMLGWILGAALSLCDGMVWSELGTAYPEAGGSYSYLKHLYGERKLGRVFSFLYAWQILFSSPLSIASGCIGFSQYITFFVPNAVHPLVSAKFLGVPIVVSGQTLIAMGACAFALALLYRSILSIDKIVRWLGIAVVFTLVFIIFAGFTHFDSKIAFDFPANAFQLDSAFFMGLGAGLLVAAYDYGGYYSACFMGAEVRDPQKTIPRAVLGSVIIVGILYLLMNISVLGVLPWQELAQETGNSHARMFTMAVFMQRLYGHSAAAIIVVLIAVAALCSVFALLLGQSRIPFAAARDGNFPKWFGAIHPQLRIPHHALLWLGTITMVCCVFRLQEVITALVVIRILFQFLLQGLAVLLPKHRRERKLRGFRMPLYPLPALLALAGFLFILFSRQNFLREIRTAGIILLAGLAVYGIRFLIESRAAQPEA
- a CDS encoding cupin domain-containing protein; this translates as MNFVKNQEPQTFTPEPGMRRQVLANTDQLMLVRHFFDADWVGARHSHPHHQLVYVVRGAIRVEVGDKTFDAHAGDSFIVDGGVEHQARALEQSEVLDVFTPTREDYRELLK
- a CDS encoding alpha-amylase family glycosyl hydrolase; translated protein: MSISPSLRLKAIALSIVFTFAGLAHSQVLARPGWAGSGISVTSWWKHAVVYRVDPRGFGGLHGVAEHLDYIRSLGADALLLSSLGGDAQHAIDPTLGTMDDVDEIVRQASQSNVRVLVELDATAPDMAARAHLWLVRGVAGFYAAKANAAQLTEIRNLANSFAGQRIVIGDLDTAGAQNLPQLVVDAKVGMQEKFVASAIRPALEATQQIADEGRSVPLLLSDGPTLKRSVSRYGDGTHDVEIAKSIAAMLMTTRAGSLLFYGQELGLPDGTKEISFVTPKKGEQPAPASVAAEDTNPNSLLNWYRQLSALAHSNRTIGTGAITVLNHDDQNVLAWVRRPPVASLATPAVVVVENLSDQPVTLSLKADMQKLRLRGSFLRPLLRSDNGMGALHLDGMTLAPHMVFIGELRY